One genomic region from Bacteroidetes Order II. bacterium encodes:
- a CDS encoding FecR domain-containing protein — protein MPKKLQDVFKELPELPTEEVADLALMWQITDKADFSPRFNDATQEARMWEAIAQKTIVPSETSKRLAQVRPMVRNSWMYGIVASLVFLVASVVLYKMVQPEIPQERVFLAKAGEIRTEKLPDGSQVKLNSGSEIRFLQTDAHRKVLLKGEAFFEVSHNGKPFSVQTFNAIVRVMGTRFNVRTIGQKTEVVLETGKVALAGSQEGQALLLLPGQWAEVYDGKVEDPQNIEVKTELSWLNGGFAMTNVAVQDLAAHLVRLYDRPIFVENKRLGAIAITLHYAQRPALEALLTDVCASASCQVVPQKNGFVLR, from the coding sequence ATGCCTAAAAAGTTACAAGACGTATTCAAGGAACTGCCCGAACTGCCCACCGAAGAGGTTGCAGACCTTGCGTTGATGTGGCAAATAACCGATAAAGCGGATTTCTCGCCTCGGTTTAACGATGCAACGCAGGAAGCCCGTATGTGGGAAGCCATTGCGCAAAAAACCATCGTGCCTTCGGAAACATCCAAACGTCTGGCTCAGGTACGTCCCATGGTGCGCAATTCTTGGATGTATGGCATTGTGGCCTCGCTGGTTTTTCTGGTGGCCTCGGTTGTTTTGTATAAAATGGTGCAACCAGAAATACCCCAAGAACGGGTGTTTTTAGCAAAAGCGGGCGAAATTCGGACTGAAAAACTACCAGATGGTTCGCAGGTGAAACTCAATAGTGGCTCCGAAATACGATTTTTACAAACGGATGCCCACCGTAAAGTTTTATTAAAAGGAGAAGCTTTTTTTGAAGTGTCACACAATGGGAAACCCTTCTCGGTTCAAACGTTTAATGCAATTGTTCGGGTGATGGGGACGCGGTTTAACGTTCGAACCATTGGCCAGAAAACGGAAGTGGTTCTGGAAACGGGGAAAGTGGCCTTAGCGGGTAGCCAAGAGGGACAAGCCTTGTTGCTCTTGCCAGGTCAATGGGCCGAGGTATATGACGGAAAGGTAGAAGACCCGCAAAACATTGAAGTGAAAACTGAACTTTCTTGGCTTAACGGTGGGTTTGCAATGACGAATGTTGCTGTACAAGACCTTGCAGCGCATTTGGTGCGGCTTTATGATCGCCCCATTTTTGTGGAAAACAAGCGGCTTGGCGCCATTGCCATTACGTTGCATTACGCGCAAAGACCAGCTTTGGAAGCCTTATTGACCGACGTGTGTGCCTCGGCATCCTGTCAGGTGGTACCGCAAAAAAATGGATTTGTCCTACGCTAA
- a CDS encoding RNA polymerase sigma-70 factor has protein sequence MHPIRAIAQIQDPQLLGLRLKNEDQEAFSALFQLFRVPLMNYVWWIVRDEAVTEDIVQEVFIKLWNIRSEIDGHKSIRALLYTIARNLALNAKRSFHQQMVQIEAANHTLSADPNPLESLETSALAEQLDDWIEALPERRREAFRLSRFEGLSHDEIAELMSLSPATVNRHIGLALQTLRDLMIKNDSDWKKYVEFNTKNA, from the coding sequence ATGCACCCCATTCGTGCGATAGCGCAAATACAAGATCCGCAACTATTGGGACTTCGGCTGAAAAACGAAGATCAAGAAGCATTTTCGGCATTGTTCCAGCTTTTTAGGGTTCCTTTAATGAACTATGTTTGGTGGATTGTTCGAGACGAAGCGGTAACGGAGGACATTGTGCAGGAAGTGTTTATCAAATTATGGAACATCCGCTCAGAGATAGACGGACATAAATCCATTCGCGCCTTGCTTTATACCATTGCCAGGAACTTGGCGCTGAATGCCAAACGAAGTTTCCATCAACAAATGGTGCAAATAGAGGCGGCAAATCACACGTTATCTGCTGATCCGAACCCATTGGAAAGTCTGGAAACCAGTGCGCTGGCGGAGCAATTAGATGATTGGATCGAAGCCTTGCCGGAACGTAGAAGAGAGGCTTTTCGGCTGAGCCGCTTTGAAGGGCTAAGCCACGACGAGATTGCTGAATTGATGTCGCTTTCGCCTGCAACAGTGAACCGCCATATTGGACTGGCGCTGCAAACGTTGCGGGATTTGATGATAAAAAATGATTCTGATTGGAAAAAATATGTCGAATTTAACACCAAAAATGCCTAA
- a CDS encoding TPM domain-containing protein, whose translation MALFNRLVLILAKKYGPLKLNGFKMMGKIFLVITCWFCLLGLGDLTAAQDLPNPKKWGPNAYVSNPNNLLTIAEVAHLNRLLMNMEHETKAQMAVVVVKELKGKSAKMLATELLNRWGVGQRGINNGILLLVAVENREWAFEIGYGLEPVLTDYVTAQLGGSILVPHFKKAAYAMGISNVVKEIHTLLLQPSRARELHQKAENEATADWWENVWFVLVLLLFLLGLYLLISSPYKRLPFAAAVGLLTLSGGDVLVLVVKWLGVQLPLVNRIGIGIYTGVGFALLADCIRKGKEAAIPYKFHPALALVLAEENRYCKLKKIIFPLTLLVYAWWKQWYIRHQQNQWSEKTRKSQAKKPFAGVRRLSASEKTNKLNAGEHMEEALKTCRHDVWVDQNGKVVEKVAYNLRLFGYLTCEKCKYLTMIGGYEDESPRRYLYRCQFCGHSYEEKNRSSATGLSNAPSSQIYEPNDRPTTVHTPIRDTSSGQSEWGGGASGGAGASGTW comes from the coding sequence ATGGCTTTATTCAACCGATTGGTACTGATTTTGGCCAAAAAATATGGGCCTCTTAAGTTGAATGGTTTCAAAATGATGGGAAAAATATTTCTGGTAATAACATGTTGGTTTTGCTTATTGGGCTTAGGTGATCTGACAGCCGCGCAAGACCTGCCTAATCCTAAAAAATGGGGTCCAAACGCCTATGTAAGCAACCCGAACAACCTCTTGACCATCGCTGAAGTAGCCCATCTCAATCGTCTTTTGATGAATATGGAACACGAGACAAAGGCGCAAATGGCCGTTGTTGTGGTAAAAGAACTGAAGGGTAAGTCAGCTAAAATGCTTGCCACCGAATTGCTGAATCGTTGGGGGGTTGGGCAACGTGGTATAAACAACGGGATATTGCTTTTGGTGGCCGTCGAAAACCGTGAGTGGGCCTTTGAAATCGGGTATGGCTTGGAACCTGTATTAACAGATTATGTAACCGCACAATTGGGAGGCAGTATATTGGTGCCGCATTTCAAAAAGGCCGCCTATGCAATGGGGATTTCAAATGTGGTGAAAGAGATACATACATTGCTCCTACAACCCAGTCGGGCACGTGAGTTGCACCAGAAAGCGGAGAATGAAGCCACAGCAGATTGGTGGGAAAATGTTTGGTTTGTTTTAGTATTATTGTTGTTTTTATTGGGTTTATATTTACTAATATCATCTCCTTATAAGCGTTTACCATTTGCCGCTGCAGTAGGGCTTCTTACGCTGTCGGGGGGCGATGTCTTGGTGCTTGTTGTAAAATGGCTTGGCGTGCAACTGCCATTGGTCAACCGGATTGGGATTGGGATTTATACTGGAGTTGGGTTCGCCTTGCTCGCAGACTGCATTCGAAAGGGGAAAGAAGCGGCCATCCCATACAAATTTCATCCTGCTCTGGCCCTGGTACTGGCGGAAGAGAATCGTTATTGCAAATTAAAAAAAATAATTTTTCCACTAACGCTCTTGGTTTATGCGTGGTGGAAACAGTGGTATATCCGGCATCAACAAAATCAATGGAGCGAAAAAACACGCAAATCACAGGCAAAAAAACCCTTTGCGGGAGTTAGACGTTTATCTGCCAGCGAGAAAACCAACAAATTGAATGCAGGTGAACACATGGAAGAAGCCTTAAAAACGTGTCGCCATGATGTTTGGGTGGACCAAAACGGCAAGGTGGTGGAAAAAGTGGCGTATAACCTTCGTCTATTTGGCTACCTGACATGTGAAAAGTGCAAATACCTGACGATGATAGGTGGTTATGAGGATGAATCGCCACGTCGTTATCTATATCGGTGCCAATTTTGTGGACACTCTTATGAAGAAAAAAATCGTAGTAGTGCCACTGGCCTTTCCAATGCCCCTTCTTCGCAAATTTATGAACCGAATGACCGTCCCACCACAGTCCACACACCCATAAGGGATACTTCTTCCGGCCAGAGCGAATGGGGCGGCGGTGCATCTGGTGGAGCGGGTGCAAGCGGAACTTGGTAA